From the genome of Phytohabitans rumicis, one region includes:
- a CDS encoding glycoside hydrolase family 9 protein, whose protein sequence is MSARIIWYRRAVALVVAALLLATAAIWAAARSEAAAAYNYGEVLQKSLLFYEAQVSGRKPAWNRVSWRADSALTDGSGTGLDLTGGWYDAGDHVKFGFPMAFTTTMLAWGAVEYRDAYAASGQLTHLLNNLRVPNDYFIKAHPSANVLYGQVGKGDDDHKWWGPAEVLPMARPAYKIDASCGGADLAGETAAAMAASSMVFRPTDPTYANTLLTHARQLYTFADTVRRMYHECITDVTNFYKSWSGYADELVWGAIWLYRATGEASYLAKAEAGYDAQGNENQTTTKMYKWTISWDNKQYGNYVLLANLTGKQKYVDDANRWLDWFTVGVNGEKVRTSPGGMVVVDSWGALRYAANTAFVALLYSDRTSDATRKARYHDFAVRQVDYALGANPRNSSYVIGFGNNYPKNPHHRTAHGSWWDNMTVPTNTRHVLYGALVGGPSSPDDAYKDERNDYVMNEVATDYNAGFTSAVARLYQEYGGTPLANFPQPETPDIDEFTVETTVMQNEPRATGIKAIVYNKSAFPAKALTRSVFRYYFTREGTLAPVVTAGYTQGCPSPTTARQHSGDIWYVEIDCTGYSIAPAGQSQHRMEVQFKVGVPEGGTWNPANDPSYQTATGPNRAVPLYENGVKLWGDPPSSTTPGPTTPAPTTPAPTTPAPTTPAPTTPAPTTPAPTTPAPGGPCSVTYTTNDWSNGFTGSVTIRNTSTTAWTSWTLGFSFTGGQRVTQGWSARWTQTGTAVTAANESYNGAVAAGGSVSAGFNATHTGTNPRPTTFTVNGATCTVA, encoded by the coding sequence ATGTCTGCCCGGATCATCTGGTACCGCCGAGCGGTCGCCCTCGTCGTGGCCGCGCTGCTCTTGGCCACCGCCGCGATCTGGGCGGCGGCCCGGTCGGAGGCCGCCGCCGCGTACAACTACGGCGAGGTGCTGCAGAAGTCCCTCCTCTTCTATGAGGCCCAGGTGTCCGGTCGGAAACCGGCGTGGAACAGGGTTTCCTGGCGCGCCGACTCGGCGCTGACCGACGGGTCAGGCACCGGCCTCGACCTCACCGGCGGCTGGTACGACGCCGGCGACCACGTCAAGTTCGGCTTCCCGATGGCGTTCACCACGACGATGCTGGCGTGGGGCGCGGTCGAGTACCGCGACGCGTACGCCGCCTCGGGGCAGCTGACCCACCTGCTCAACAACCTGCGTGTGCCCAATGACTACTTCATCAAGGCGCACCCGTCCGCCAACGTCCTCTACGGGCAGGTGGGCAAGGGCGACGACGACCACAAGTGGTGGGGTCCGGCCGAGGTGCTGCCGATGGCGCGCCCGGCGTACAAGATAGACGCGAGCTGTGGCGGCGCGGACCTGGCCGGCGAGACGGCGGCCGCGATGGCGGCTTCGTCGATGGTCTTCCGGCCGACCGACCCGACATACGCCAACACGCTGCTGACCCACGCGCGGCAGCTCTACACGTTCGCGGACACCGTCCGCCGGATGTACCACGAGTGCATCACCGACGTCACGAACTTCTACAAGTCGTGGAGCGGGTACGCCGACGAGCTCGTGTGGGGCGCGATCTGGCTCTACCGGGCGACCGGCGAGGCGAGCTACCTCGCGAAGGCCGAGGCCGGCTACGACGCGCAGGGCAACGAAAACCAGACCACCACGAAGATGTACAAGTGGACGATCTCGTGGGACAACAAGCAGTACGGCAACTACGTGCTGCTGGCCAACCTGACCGGCAAGCAGAAGTACGTCGACGACGCCAACCGTTGGCTGGACTGGTTCACCGTCGGCGTCAACGGCGAGAAGGTGCGCACGTCGCCCGGCGGCATGGTGGTTGTGGACAGTTGGGGCGCGCTGCGGTACGCGGCCAATACGGCGTTCGTCGCGCTGCTCTACAGTGACCGGACGTCGGATGCCACCCGCAAGGCGCGCTACCACGACTTCGCCGTCCGGCAGGTCGACTACGCGCTCGGCGCCAACCCGCGCAACTCCAGCTACGTCATCGGGTTCGGCAACAACTACCCGAAGAACCCGCACCACCGCACCGCGCACGGCTCGTGGTGGGACAACATGACCGTGCCCACCAACACCCGCCATGTCCTCTATGGAGCGTTGGTCGGCGGTCCGTCGTCGCCGGACGACGCGTACAAGGACGAGCGCAACGACTACGTGATGAACGAGGTCGCCACCGACTACAACGCCGGCTTCACGTCCGCGGTGGCGCGCCTCTACCAGGAGTACGGCGGCACGCCGCTCGCCAACTTCCCGCAGCCCGAGACGCCGGACATCGACGAGTTCACCGTGGAGACCACGGTGATGCAGAACGAGCCGCGCGCCACCGGCATCAAGGCCATCGTCTACAACAAGTCCGCGTTCCCGGCGAAGGCGCTGACCCGCTCGGTGTTCCGCTACTACTTCACCCGCGAGGGCACGCTCGCGCCGGTGGTGACCGCCGGCTACACCCAGGGCTGCCCGTCGCCGACCACCGCCCGCCAGCACTCCGGCGACATCTGGTACGTCGAAATCGACTGCACCGGTTACAGCATCGCGCCGGCGGGGCAGTCGCAGCACCGGATGGAGGTCCAGTTCAAGGTCGGCGTGCCCGAGGGCGGCACGTGGAACCCGGCCAACGACCCGTCGTACCAGACGGCCACGGGGCCGAACCGCGCCGTACCGCTCTACGAGAACGGCGTGAAGCTCTGGGGCGACCCGCCGTCGTCGACCACACCGGGACCCACCACGCCGGCCCCGACGACCCCCGCCCCGACCACGCCCGCTCCGACGACGCCTGCCCCGACGACGCCAGCGCCCACCACCCCGGCCCCGACGACGCCCGCGCCCGGCGGGCCGTGCTCGGTCACCTACACCACGAACGACTGGTCGAACGGCTTCACCGGCAGCGTGACGATCCGGAACACCAGCACGACCGCCTGGACGTCGTGGACGCTCGGGTTCTCGTTCACCGGCGGGCAGCGCGTCACGCAGGGCTGGAGCGCGCGCTGGACCCAGACCGGCACGGCCGTCACGGCGGCGAACGAGTCGTACAACGGCGCGGTGGCGGCCGGTGGCTCGGTCAGCGCCGGCTTCAACGCCACCCACACCGGCACGAACCCGCGCCCGACCACGTTCACCGTGAACGGCGCCACCTGCACCGTCGCCTGA
- the bsaP gene encoding biotin synthase auxiliary protein BsaP has protein sequence MNEVWCDRCGAPRAEGDHAACAAARQLEPPRFCPACRRRMKVQVLPAGWSAVCVEHGTVRA, from the coding sequence GTGAACGAAGTGTGGTGTGACCGCTGTGGCGCCCCGCGAGCCGAGGGCGACCACGCGGCCTGCGCCGCCGCGCGCCAGCTCGAACCGCCCCGCTTCTGCCCCGCCTGCCGCCGCCGGATGAAGGTGCAGGTGCTCCCGGCCGGCTGGTCGGCCGTGTGCGTGGAACACGGGACGGTACGCGCGTAG
- the bioB gene encoding biotin synthase BioB, with amino-acid sequence MPEILDRARTQVLEQGVGLDEAGVLEVLRLPDEHVPDALQLAHEVRMRWCGPEVEVEGIVSLKTGGCPEDCHFCSQSGLFTSPVRSVWLDIPSLVEAAKQTAATGATEFCIVAAVRGPDDRLMKQMREGVAAIKAEVDIQVAASLGMLSQEQVDDLVEMGVHRYNHNLETCRSYFPNVVTTHSWEERWETLRMVRESGMEVCCGGILGLGEMVEQRAEFAAQLASLDPHEVPLNFLNPRPGTPLGDRPVVEGKDALRAIAAFRLAMPRTILRYAGGREITLGDLGTRDGLLGGINAVIVGNYLTTLGRPAGEDLALLDDLKMPVKALSATL; translated from the coding sequence ATGCCAGAGATCCTCGACCGTGCCCGTACCCAGGTGCTCGAACAGGGCGTCGGTCTCGACGAGGCCGGTGTCCTGGAAGTGCTGCGGCTGCCCGACGAGCACGTGCCGGACGCGCTGCAGCTCGCCCACGAGGTACGCATGCGGTGGTGCGGGCCCGAGGTCGAAGTCGAGGGCATCGTCTCGCTGAAGACCGGCGGCTGTCCCGAGGACTGCCACTTCTGCTCGCAGTCGGGCCTGTTCACCTCGCCCGTGCGGTCGGTGTGGCTGGACATCCCGTCGCTGGTCGAGGCCGCCAAGCAGACCGCCGCCACCGGGGCGACCGAGTTCTGCATCGTCGCCGCCGTACGCGGTCCGGACGACCGGCTGATGAAGCAGATGCGCGAGGGCGTCGCCGCCATCAAGGCCGAGGTGGACATCCAGGTCGCCGCGTCGCTGGGCATGCTCAGCCAGGAGCAGGTCGACGACCTCGTGGAGATGGGCGTGCACCGCTACAACCACAACCTGGAGACGTGCCGCTCCTACTTCCCGAACGTGGTCACCACGCACAGCTGGGAGGAGCGCTGGGAGACCCTGCGCATGGTGCGCGAGTCCGGCATGGAGGTGTGCTGCGGCGGCATCCTGGGCCTCGGCGAGATGGTGGAGCAGCGGGCCGAGTTCGCGGCGCAGCTCGCTTCGTTGGATCCTCATGAGGTGCCGCTCAACTTCCTCAACCCGCGGCCGGGCACGCCGCTGGGCGACCGGCCGGTGGTCGAGGGCAAGGACGCGCTGCGGGCCATCGCCGCGTTCCGGCTCGCCATGCCGCGCACGATTCTCCGGTACGCGGGCGGGCGCGAGATCACCCTCGGCGACCTGGGCACCCGTGACGGCCTCCTCGGCGGGATCAACGCGGTGATCGTGGGCAACTACCTGACCACGCTCGGCCGGCCGGCCGGCGAAGACCTGGCGCTGCTCGACGACCTGAAGATGCCGGTCAAGGCCCTGTCGGCGACACTGTGA
- a CDS encoding SAM-dependent methyltransferase: MTGGPGTNQKPATAARIYDYYLGGIHNFTADQEAAKAILAKAPSIVAIARANRAFLGRAIRYLADSGVRQYLDIGSGIPTEGNVHEVAQQVVPDARVVYVDIDPVAVAESQELLEGNPYATAVRGDLREPEKIIEHPQVRKVLDFTQPVAVLLVGVLYFVPDDAEAYPAMERLLAPCVPGSHVVISHGTVDGEPVDERQLQSTTDIWRRQTATPLSVRSRAQIERFFGGFELIEPGLAWLPEWRPEPTDPADFRDEPWRSRMLAGVGRLP, from the coding sequence ATGACCGGGGGACCGGGTACCAACCAGAAGCCAGCCACCGCGGCCCGCATCTACGACTACTACCTGGGCGGCATCCACAACTTCACCGCGGACCAGGAGGCGGCCAAGGCCATCCTGGCCAAGGCGCCGTCCATCGTGGCCATTGCGCGCGCCAACCGGGCGTTCCTGGGCCGGGCCATCCGTTACCTGGCCGACTCCGGCGTACGGCAGTACCTGGACATCGGCTCGGGCATCCCGACCGAGGGCAACGTGCACGAGGTGGCGCAGCAGGTCGTCCCCGACGCCCGAGTGGTCTATGTGGACATTGACCCGGTGGCGGTGGCGGAGAGCCAGGAGCTGCTGGAGGGCAACCCGTACGCCACGGCGGTCCGCGGTGACCTGCGCGAGCCGGAAAAGATCATCGAGCACCCGCAGGTCCGCAAGGTGCTCGACTTCACCCAGCCCGTCGCGGTGCTGCTGGTGGGCGTTCTCTACTTCGTGCCGGACGACGCCGAGGCGTACCCCGCGATGGAGCGGCTGCTCGCACCGTGCGTGCCGGGCAGCCACGTGGTGATTTCGCACGGCACGGTCGACGGCGAGCCGGTCGACGAGCGCCAGCTCCAGTCCACGACGGACATCTGGCGCCGGCAGACCGCGACGCCGCTGTCGGTGCGTTCCCGGGCCCAGATCGAGCGGTTCTTCGGCGGCTTCGAGCTGATCGAGCCCGGACTGGCGTGGCTGCCCGAGTGGCGCCCCGAGCCCACCGACCCGGCGGACTTCCGCGACGAGCCTTGGCGTTCGCGGATGCTGGCGGGCGTTGGCCGGCTGCCTTAG
- a CDS encoding GGDEF domain-containing protein — MQIHHPTADGGQLGAEADAARLQARIDQLEAHVARLETERSALRWMAGHDALTGLANRRLFDVLAPTLLRQDEAAAMVVLDLNGFKPINDTFGHDVGDEVLCTVGRRIVACLGDNLVARFGGDEFAALVVGPRVNCAEIAATLCAAVAPAMVVGEHTLTVTASIGVVPAGSPADLADLLRRADQAMYRAKRRARATGQVATAWLVGPGDSVPPSATYRRGDLVWVYRNGIRRAGVVEGASGWAALVRYRCSDGAGTAVDTMSAECLAVRVEADPHLDRAPAA; from the coding sequence ATGCAGATCCACCACCCCACCGCGGATGGTGGACAGCTGGGGGCCGAGGCCGACGCGGCCCGGCTTCAGGCACGCATCGACCAGCTTGAGGCGCATGTCGCGCGGCTGGAAACCGAGCGGAGCGCGCTGCGCTGGATGGCCGGTCACGATGCGTTAACCGGACTGGCGAACAGGCGCCTCTTCGACGTGCTCGCCCCGACCCTGCTGCGGCAGGACGAGGCGGCCGCGATGGTGGTCCTGGACCTCAACGGCTTCAAGCCCATCAACGACACCTTCGGCCACGACGTCGGCGACGAGGTGCTCTGCACCGTCGGCCGGCGGATCGTCGCGTGTCTGGGCGACAACCTCGTGGCGCGGTTCGGCGGCGACGAGTTCGCCGCGCTGGTGGTCGGCCCGCGGGTGAACTGCGCGGAGATCGCCGCCACGCTGTGCGCCGCGGTCGCGCCGGCGATGGTGGTGGGCGAGCACACGCTGACGGTCACCGCGTCGATCGGTGTCGTACCGGCCGGGTCTCCCGCCGACCTCGCCGACCTGCTGCGCCGGGCGGACCAGGCGATGTACCGGGCGAAGCGGCGGGCGCGAGCCACCGGCCAGGTCGCTACGGCGTGGCTGGTCGGTCCGGGCGACAGCGTGCCGCCCTCGGCCACCTACCGCCGGGGCGACCTCGTCTGGGTCTACCGGAACGGCATCCGGCGGGCCGGCGTGGTCGAAGGCGCGTCGGGCTGGGCCGCATTGGTCCGGTACCGCTGCTCCGACGGTGCCGGCACCGCCGTGGACACGATGTCCGCCGAGTGCCTCGCCGTACGTGTCGAAGCCGACCCGCACCTGGACCGGGCCCCGGCGGCGTAG
- a CDS encoding AAA family ATPase — MVLLRFEVSNHRSIMDPVELSMIAVDADRPAVRSFDRLNEGVLTVAGIYGSNASGKSNVLDAIAWLSAAVSRSLREWDRTIPREPFKFGGGPSAPSTYELELVVDGVRYEYQVEVDDAQVRFEGLYGYPERRRRSLFEREGLEISFRRGLGGLSGTRELLTPTTLALSAAMRLDEPEVSGFARALAGIGVLGLRHNTQGLLTTGRLFFDRTEVEPALALLRFADLGIDEVLVVDEFAGSAGETGRGLRFMHQVEGQQVPFGFDEESEGTRTWFGLIGPILQALRAGQVLLFDEIDASLHPRLSARLVELFQDPDTNPRGAQLIFTTHDTSLLNHLNRDEVWLTEKGPNGATTLTALAEYGGDKVRRSLNLEKAYLQGRFGAVPELDQRLLRSALGAAARSRDRRAGEG, encoded by the coding sequence ATGGTGCTGCTGCGGTTCGAGGTCTCCAACCACCGTTCGATCATGGATCCAGTGGAGCTGTCGATGATCGCCGTCGATGCGGACCGGCCGGCGGTGCGGTCCTTCGACCGGCTCAACGAGGGCGTCCTCACCGTCGCGGGCATCTATGGCTCCAACGCTTCCGGAAAATCCAATGTGCTGGATGCCATCGCCTGGCTTTCGGCGGCGGTGAGCAGGTCGCTGCGGGAGTGGGACCGGACGATCCCGAGGGAGCCCTTCAAGTTCGGCGGCGGGCCCAGCGCCCCGTCGACGTACGAGCTGGAATTGGTGGTCGACGGAGTCAGGTACGAATACCAGGTCGAGGTGGACGACGCCCAGGTCCGGTTCGAGGGCCTCTACGGCTATCCCGAACGCCGGCGGCGCTCGCTCTTCGAGCGCGAAGGCTTGGAGATCAGCTTCAGGCGGGGTCTGGGCGGGCTGTCGGGAACGCGGGAGCTCCTGACGCCGACGACGCTCGCTCTCTCGGCCGCCATGAGACTTGACGAGCCCGAGGTCAGCGGCTTCGCCCGCGCCCTGGCCGGCATCGGTGTGCTCGGCCTTCGCCACAACACGCAGGGTCTGCTGACCACCGGGCGGCTGTTCTTCGACCGCACCGAGGTCGAGCCGGCGCTGGCCCTGTTGCGGTTCGCGGACCTGGGCATCGACGAGGTGCTCGTCGTGGACGAGTTCGCCGGCTCGGCCGGGGAGACGGGGCGCGGGCTGCGGTTCATGCACCAGGTCGAGGGCCAGCAGGTGCCCTTCGGCTTCGACGAGGAGTCCGAGGGCACCCGGACCTGGTTCGGGCTCATCGGGCCGATCCTGCAAGCCCTTCGCGCGGGCCAGGTGCTGCTGTTCGACGAGATCGACGCCAGCCTGCACCCTCGGTTGTCGGCACGGCTCGTGGAGCTCTTCCAGGATCCCGACACGAATCCTCGCGGCGCGCAGCTGATCTTCACCACGCACGACACCAGCCTCCTCAACCACCTCAACCGGGATGAGGTCTGGCTGACGGAGAAGGGCCCGAACGGTGCCACGACGCTAACCGCGCTGGCCGAGTACGGCGGAGACAAGGTGCGTCGCTCCCTGAACCTCGAGAAGGCGTACCTCCAGGGTCGGTTCGGGGCCGTCCCGGAGCTGGATCAGCGGCTGCTGCGAAGCGCCCTGGGCGCGGCGGCCCGCTCACGAGATCGCCGGGCAGGCGAAGGCTGA
- a CDS encoding RloB family protein yields the protein MFCEGRRSEPEYLEALKREPAVRDVAAVDLRIERHAGESAPLALVRMAVAAKDRADREEGEVDEVWCVFDVEWPTNHSGLVEALELARKHGIEVAVSNPCFELWLVLHFRDHRAWLDNDAARRLRRSCDGQGDKGVDGATYMASRDVATRRAAALERMHLLNGVRFPHDNPSSGMYHLVTAVS from the coding sequence GTGTTCTGCGAGGGCCGGCGCAGCGAGCCCGAGTACCTCGAAGCGCTGAAGCGCGAGCCCGCGGTCCGCGACGTGGCCGCGGTCGACCTCCGGATCGAGCGGCACGCTGGTGAGTCGGCCCCACTGGCCCTGGTACGGATGGCGGTGGCGGCCAAGGACCGGGCCGACCGCGAAGAGGGCGAGGTCGATGAGGTCTGGTGTGTGTTCGATGTGGAGTGGCCGACGAACCATTCCGGGCTCGTCGAGGCGCTGGAGCTGGCCCGCAAGCACGGCATCGAGGTCGCGGTCTCCAATCCATGCTTTGAGTTGTGGCTCGTCCTTCACTTCCGGGACCACCGGGCTTGGCTGGACAACGACGCGGCGCGCAGGCTTCGGCGTTCCTGCGACGGCCAGGGGGACAAGGGTGTCGACGGCGCGACCTACATGGCGAGCCGGGACGTGGCGACCAGACGGGCCGCCGCGCTGGAGCGGATGCACCTTCTGAACGGCGTCCGCTTCCCGCACGACAACCCGTCGTCCGGTATGTACCACCTGGTTACTGCGGTGTCATAA
- a CDS encoding DUF397 domain-containing protein, translating into MSSDTSWIMSSRSTGNGGSCVEARRHDGLIEVRNSKARQAGTVQFTTEEWDSFLYGAKRGEFDRLLGD; encoded by the coding sequence ATGAGCAGCGACACCAGCTGGATCATGTCCAGCAGGTCAACCGGCAACGGCGGTAGTTGCGTCGAGGCCCGGCGGCACGACGGTCTCATCGAGGTCCGCAACAGTAAGGCACGGCAAGCCGGCACCGTACAGTTCACCACTGAGGAGTGGGACTCGTTCCTGTACGGCGCCAAGCGCGGCGAGTTCGACCGGCTACTGGGCGACTGA